The Acidimicrobiales bacterium genomic interval GGAGCCGGAGCCGGAGCCGGAGCCGGAGCCGGAGCCGGAGCCGGAGCCGGAGCCGGAGCCTGAGCCCGAGTCCCTGCGTCGGGTGATCTCGTCCAGCGGCTCGTCGGCGCCCCCCAGGAAGGCCCACGAAACCGAGACCATCCCCGAGCCGGCGTCTGACCAGAGCCCAGAGCCGACCCCCGTCGCTCACGACGACGGTCCGACCGTTCCCGATCTGGCCGCCAAGGTACACGGGGCTCCCCGTGTACCGCCGCCCGGTGCCACGCCGCCCCTTTCAACATCCGGCAAGCCGATTCCGCCGCCACCCGGGCCACCGGTCTCGGCGTCCGGCAGGCCGATTCCGCCACCGCCAGGCACCGTCTCGCGACCGAGCGGGCCGCCACCCGGTGGTCATCCGGGTCGTCGTACCGGTCCGCCCCCAGTTGGCCGTCGCCCACCGATGGGTGGGGGACCGCGGGAGTCGGTTCCCGGCGCCGGCGGAGGCCCCGGTGGAGGCCGACCCGGTGGTGGTCCCGGTGGAGGCCGACCCGGTGGTGGTCCCGGTGGCCCACCCGGTGGTCGTCCCGGTGGCCCACCCGGTGGTCGCCCCGGCGGTGGACCTGGCGGCGGTCGCCGTCCACCACGCCGAAAAGGACGTCGTCGGCGTCGCCGTGAGGAACTCCAGCCGATGGACCTGCCGGCCTACACGCCGGATGACACCGCCGTGCCCGAGGGCGAGGTTGTGGTCGAACGTGCCTGTACCGCTCAGGACCTCGGTCCAAGACTGAACCGCACGGCGGCCGACGTCGTCCGCTTCCTCATGCAGCAGGGAGAGATGGTCACGGCCACCCAGTCCCTGTCCGACGACATGATCGAGCTGTTCGCGGCCGACCTGGGTGTCGAGATCCGCATGGTTGACCCTGGCGAGGAGCAGGAGGTTGAGCTGCTCAAGCTGCTCGACGTCGTGGACGACGACGACGACGACGACGCTCCGGTCCGCCCACCAGTCGTTACCGTCATGGGACACGTTGATCACGGCAAGACCAAGTTGCTCGACCAGATTCGAAACGCCAACGTCGTCGACGACGAGGCCGGTGGAATCACCCAGCACATCGGCGCCTACCAGGCCGAACGCGATGGTCGACTGCTGACCTTCATCGACACCCCGGGCCACGAGGCGTTTACCGCCATGCGGGCCCGCGGCGCCGAGTCCACCGACATCGTCGTCTTGGTGGTGGCCGCCGACGACGGCGTGATGCCCCAGACCGTGGAGGCCCTCGACCATGCTCGGGCGGCGGAAGTGCCGATCGTCGTGGCCGTCAACAAGATCGACCGGGAGAACGCTGATCCCCAGAAGGTCCTTGGCCAACTGGCCGAGCACGACCTTGTTCCGGAGTCCTGGGGCGGGGACATCATCACCGTCGAGGTGTCTGCCCTCCAGAACCTTGGGATCGACGACCTTTTGGACAACCTGAACGTGTTAGCGGAGCTCGAGGACCTCCGGGCCGACCCGGAGGGGCGGTCCCAGGGCGTGGTCCTGGAGTCCTTCCTGGACGTCGGGCGGGGACCGGTGGCCACCGTGCTGGTCCAGCGCGGCACCCTGAAGGTCGGTGACCCACTGGTTGCCGGAGCGGCGTGGGGGCGGGTGCGGGCCCTGGTCGACGACCACGGAAATCAGGTCAAGCAGGCCGGGCCATCTATGCCGGTCCAGGTACTGGGCCTATCCGACGTGGCCGACGCCGGCGAGGGCTTCGTCGTCGCCCCCAACGAGAAGATCGCCGGTCGGGTGGCCGACAAGCGGGGCCATTGGCGCCGTCAGGCCAACATCGGCCGGGACGCCCACGCCCTGTCGGGCGGCGCCCGCCTGGAGGACATCTTCGAGCAGATCCAGAAGGGCGAGGCGGCCACCCTGAACCTGATCGTCAAGGCCGACGTGAACGGTTCGCTGGAGGCCGTCACCGAGAGCCTCCGCAAGCTTGAGCGCGAGGACGTGAAGTTGGCCTTTGTACACCGGGCGGTGGGTCGGATCACCGAGAACGACATCCAGCTTGCTGCCACGTCGAATGCCACCATCATCGGCTTCAACGTGCGGCCCGAGCGCAAGGCCCGCGAGATGGCCGACGCCGAGAACGTGGAGATTCGCTCCTACGAGATCATCTACAAACTGATCGAGGACATTGAGTCAGCCATGCTCGGTCTGCTGGCCCCGGAGTTCGAGGAGATCGTGACGGGCGACGCCGAGGTCCGGGAGATCTTCTCCGTCCCCCGCGTTGGAAAGATCGCCGGCTGCTACGTCACCAACGGCACCATCACCAGAGGCTCCAAGGTGCGCTTCCTCCGGGAGGGCGCCATCATCTGGAAGGGTGAGGTCAGCTCGCTCCGCCGGTTCAAGGACGACGTACGGGAGGTCCAGTCGGGCTTCGAGTGCGGTATCGGGCTCTCCGACTACCAGGACCTCAAGCAGGGCGACGTCATCGAAACATTCGAGGAACGGGAGATTCCCCGCGCCTAGGGGTCGGCCATGGGACGGGGAGCACCCCAGGGGCGTCGCTCGGGTGGGGCCACCCGCGGCTACGACCGGACCGATCGGCTCAACGAGCTCCTGGTGCGCATCTTGGCCGACGAGGTTGAGCGCATCGACGACGACCGCTTGGGATTCCTCACCGTGGCCGGTGTGGAGACCGACCGTGACCTGAGCATGGCCCGGGTCTACGTCACATCTGACGTCGACGACCACGGGCTTCTGGAGGCCTTAGCCGAGCACCGGCCGCGGCTCCAACGGGCCATCGGATCCCAGGCCCGGGTTCGACGCGTCCCCCCGTTGACGTTCGTGGTCGACGACACGGTCCGCTCGGCCGACCGCATCGAGGAGATCCTTCGCGGGCTTGCCCCGTTCGACGAGGAGGAGTGAGGTGGCCGACCGGCCGGCCGAACCCGACGGGGTCGTAGTTATTGACAAGGAGGCCGGCTGGACCAGTCACGACGTGGTGGCGCGCTCCCGGGGCGTGCTAGGCACCCGCAAGGTAGGCCACTCGGGGACGTTGGACCCCGACGCCACAGGGGTTCTGGTCCTCGGTGTGGGTCGGGCCACCCGCCTGCTCCGCTTCCTGACGGCTCTGCCCAAGGAGTACACGGGCCGGGTCATCCTGGGGACCGAGACATCGACGCTGGACGCCTCGGGCGAGGTAACCGCCGTCCATGACATGTCGGCCGTGGATCCGGACCAGGTAGTGGCCGCAGCACGGGCATTCGTTGGCGTCATCCAGCAGGTTCCACCCATGGTGTCGGCGGTCAGGGTCGGTGGCCGGCGACTCCACGAGATCGCCCGGGAGGGCGGTGAGGTGGAACGAAATCCCCGAACGGTGACCGTGCACCGCTTCGACGTGGCACCCGGCGACAAGCAGGGCACCTACGACATAGCGGTGGCTTGCTCCTCGGGGACTTACATTCGCACCCTTGCAGCAGATCTCGGGACGGCCCTCGGCGGTGGCGCCCATCTCCGCGACCTCCGTCGGACCTCGATCGGGTCGTTCACCGAGGTTGAGGCCCGCCCAGTCGAGACCCCCATCCTGCTGCCCATGACCGAGGCCCTGCGCGATCTGGGTGGCGTTCATGTCGACGAGGCCACGGCCGTTGACGTTTCCTTTGGCCGACCGTTGGACCTCGACCGCCTGGGCGTGGAGCCGGGGTCCACCGAGGTGGGCCCGTGGCCGGTCCACGGACCGGATGGGGCGCTGCTGGCCGTGTACGAGCCCCACCGGGGTGGGGCCAAGCCGGCTGTCGTCCTGGCCCCCGCCGTTTCCTGAACGGTTCCGACGGACCGACAGCCGCTCGCTAGCCTCGCCGTTGTGGAGATCCGCCGGGAGTTGAGCCCCCACGACCCCTCGTCGCCGGGGACCGCTCTGACCATC includes:
- the infB gene encoding translation initiation factor IF-2 — its product is MDLPAYTPDDTAVPEGEVVVERACTAQDLGPRLNRTAADVVRFLMQQGEMVTATQSLSDDMIELFAADLGVEIRMVDPGEEQEVELLKLLDVVDDDDDDDAPVRPPVVTVMGHVDHGKTKLLDQIRNANVVDDEAGGITQHIGAYQAERDGRLLTFIDTPGHEAFTAMRARGAESTDIVVLVVAADDGVMPQTVEALDHARAAEVPIVVAVNKIDRENADPQKVLGQLAEHDLVPESWGGDIITVEVSALQNLGIDDLLDNLNVLAELEDLRADPEGRSQGVVLESFLDVGRGPVATVLVQRGTLKVGDPLVAGAAWGRVRALVDDHGNQVKQAGPSMPVQVLGLSDVADAGEGFVVAPNEKIAGRVADKRGHWRRQANIGRDAHALSGGARLEDIFEQIQKGEAATLNLIVKADVNGSLEAVTESLRKLEREDVKLAFVHRAVGRITENDIQLAATSNATIIGFNVRPERKAREMADAENVEIRSYEIIYKLIEDIESAMLGLLAPEFEEIVTGDAEVREIFSVPRVGKIAGCYVTNGTITRGSKVRFLREGAIIWKGEVSSLRRFKDDVREVQSGFECGIGLSDYQDLKQGDVIETFEEREIPRA
- the rbfA gene encoding 30S ribosome-binding factor RbfA gives rise to the protein MGRGAPQGRRSGGATRGYDRTDRLNELLVRILADEVERIDDDRLGFLTVAGVETDRDLSMARVYVTSDVDDHGLLEALAEHRPRLQRAIGSQARVRRVPPLTFVVDDTVRSADRIEEILRGLAPFDEEE
- the truB gene encoding tRNA pseudouridine(55) synthase TruB: MADRPAEPDGVVVIDKEAGWTSHDVVARSRGVLGTRKVGHSGTLDPDATGVLVLGVGRATRLLRFLTALPKEYTGRVILGTETSTLDASGEVTAVHDMSAVDPDQVVAAARAFVGVIQQVPPMVSAVRVGGRRLHEIAREGGEVERNPRTVTVHRFDVAPGDKQGTYDIAVACSSGTYIRTLAADLGTALGGGAHLRDLRRTSIGSFTEVEARPVETPILLPMTEALRDLGGVHVDEATAVDVSFGRPLDLDRLGVEPGSTEVGPWPVHGPDGALLAVYEPHRGGAKPAVVLAPAVS